The genomic window agagacagacagacaggcagacacagaaagaaagaaagaggtaATGTTGTTGTGTTAGGCGGGtaacaataaagtttatttgaaTCCTGCAGGACTCACCTGAGTGTGTCCTACGTCACCAGGATACATTTCTTTTTACAGCAGCAGACATTTCAGGGATTATTCGTGTGAGGAGGAATTTACACCTGCGTAACCGGCAACACTGGTTTTATTCGGAAACACCTTTACGCAAGACAGGCTGCGAAGCCACGCCCCCTAAACCAGGACAGGTGAGGATTTCCGAATAGAGCAGATTAACCCCTAAAGAAAACACACGGGAAAACTACATATTGTGAATACTTAATGAGCAGCTATTGTGAATACTTAATGAGCAGACAATGGCGGTTTACTGAAACTGCAGGTTAGTCTGTGTCAATATTTGCAGGCTGGTGATTGACGCTGAAATAATTGACATTTACCAGCACAACCTGTCCAGCGACACGCACGCAGCGTGCGCGGAGGAGCCTCACCTGCAGGTCATCCTCTTTGGTGGCATCGAGAACGACAAATTTACAGGAGCCGGGCCCGGTTCGGTTCAGGCTCGCCTCCAGCTCCTCGCCCCCCGAGTCTGCGACACCGAGAGGGTGAAGATGATTGATTACATTTAAATCTAACGAATTTACAATAAACACAATTCAACCAATAACGGGGGGCTTTTGTTGTTACTGACCTGGTTTTGCACAGAACATCACCATGGCACCATTCTCCactaaaacaaaatgaaataaaaataaagcaaaatattCCGTTTCAGATCTGCTCACAGATAAATGAGAGATATCCAATTGTGTTtctatattataataaaacaaataaagatacCAAACACTTTGACAATGCCTCTGCCGATCCCGGTGGATCCTCCGGTGACCATCACGACTTTGTCCAGGTATCGCGTTGACATGTTGGCCGCTTCCCGGTGCTGCGTGGAGGGACACGAGCACTCCCGAGTTCCGTTTGTCTGGTTCAAGGATCAACAGACtggcgtgaaaaaaaaaagtttaaccAAAAATTATAATGAGCAGCCGAGATGCGTCCAGATGCGTTCAAGTGCTCCCGGAACCTTTGGGAATTTACAGGTCACGGTTGGGGAATTGGAAAGGAGAAATTAACGAGGCAAActgtgaataaatattaaaaacccGGTTATTATAACTTATTAAATTAAAAGGGAATTTCCACAGAACAAGCTTATTAATAGTAGCTAAGACATCAGTGGCGTGAGGCTATATTTAATCGGAGTCCTAGAATGAAGCTGTAATTTCCGGATTGTCCGTGAACTACTCGCGACGCAGTTCAAAATGAATGAGAGTCTCTGGAGTCACGAAAATAAGAGCGTTGGGAAAACGTTCTGCGAGATTCATGAATAATTTATATAGTTAGTAGATacataaactttatttaaatacatctatttaaattagattttgtttctctcctggCTTTAACCGCAGTGAAATGCCGTTCTGGTTTTTGTCGTGACGTCACAAGACGGGCCTCTTGGCTAATTCGATTAAATAGCAAGACTCCAGGAAACTTCAGGGAACAATGTCCATAAATAAACATCAATAAATGTTAACTGACCAATTACCATTGGTTAGCctaacattagcattcataatATAACATGGATGCCAAAAATAAACACTGTACATTATAGACTTTCTTTTTATCTCTAagggaaaataattattttaaagatTTTGTTCATCGTTGACTCAGTCGCTATAGCGCCCTCTATGTgaacccccacccacccacacacacagtgcaggtGTGCCTGTGAGAAGCGAGGCCGCTCTCTGTTCTCACATAGCGGCTAGCAGCTATCTTGTTTTGCAACAAACTTCATTACGCAGCTAAACAAAGCAAAATAGATGTCTCGAATTTCTTTTGTCTGGTTCAAGGTTCAACAAATTGGCGTAAAAAAAAGTAAGTCTCTCAGAGCCTGGATAGCTCAGTCGGTAGAGCATCAGGCTTTTAATCTCAGGGTCCAGGGTTTGGGTCCCTGTTCAGGTGCGCGCTGTCTGTATTTtggtcctgcgatgaactggtgacttgtcctgGGTGTGTCCCACCTCGCTCCCAGCTGGGATAGTGACCCGTATCTCAGATTACACCGTCTCTCCTTCAAGAAGTTGAAAGAATtaggagagcacaaacctccgccaagcagctcattcccctcgaaCTGGATcggcaccgtccacatggtgatctggatcatcaccaaaaggttctagattgttcttggtgtctttatacaccaaccatgaaaagtcaatgtgaatcagagtttatttttaactgattcttgaatccataaattgagttttaatgttcaaatgtaatatttttttcctgacctcattctggatcagaaccagaagacaacatcagacccctttatgacaagattgggtttttttttgtttttttaaagcctccattataaatgaaatgtgaaaatcccGATTGTTTTATATCCGGACGGGAATCTGGATCACTCTCGAAATTTCATGGGATCAAAGTTCGACCCATCTTCAGCAGCTTTTCCAgaatcctgcacacacacacacacacacacaaaaagcaaacaacaacaacaacgcagtcagaaacagaacctcctcgtgTGAAGTTGTGTATTTTGTCGTTGCTCCAGATTAACATTAACAAGTCACAGATAGTTTCCGGTCTTTCGTTATTAATTCATTAATAAAGATGATCCCGCCTCTTCCTGCGTTCTTTATTTAAAGCGCACACACATTTTCCCCTCCTGGTTCTAAATGCGGCGGTTCAATCTCTGCCAATCAGAAACACTTCAGTGTAGATTTCGTGGTTGTGTCTTGTATAACCGCCTTCCCTTTCTTACAGCATGCTTAAatctgagcgggggggggggggggggggggggtttaaaagGCCGACGGGAAGAGTTACCGGGGATTTGGAGGATCCGAGGATCAAAGATTAGGTTTCTGCCCGACAGCATTCCCAAAGTGAAGACCCCCAAACAAGTTGAACTATCTTAACTTCAGCAgattaacgccccccccccccccacccaaaacaGACACATGAATGATGCGGACGGGGAGAGGAGGAGTCGTCTGGACATACAAACCGTCTCTGAATGAGGTCAGCGCACAAGGAAACCTGCGAGGAGCTGGACGGGTGAGAGGAGGGGAGACCGAGTCTGTGCTGGGAGCGCTGGGAGCGCTGGGAGCGGTCAGAAGCGGGTGAGAGTCTGCATGCGCCGAGCTTCTTGCATGACGTCATAGCAACGTGTGACTGAATAAGGTGGTTTGTGAGGACGATTAACACAACACAAGTCATGACAGCAAAAGAAACACGAAATGAGGTTCTCTGTGTAAAAGTACACGCAGAACATGTTTTAAATGCCGTTAGAACCATTTAGAAGTATTTAGAGACATTCAGCTTAGCACTCGGTGCTGATTTAAGTGTAATAATTTAACatctcatttaatttaaaataatcaaataatttatttaattcctgtattaaatttaaaatcaatgcaggaattaaaaaataacaaaattttatgaaccaacaaaaaaaaatgaatcaaataaaaCGAACGTTGAGTGATTTTGCCACGGCCATAAATAGTTTGTTGGTGTAAATTCAGCCCGTTCACTCCGACTCATCGAATTGCTGCTCATCTTTTTCTCTATCTTGTCGCTCTCCTTTgcaaacgtaaaaaaaattGCGCTTCCTCCAGAAGAAAGCGAAGGAAGTCGCCGAAGGGAGATGCCTGATCACGACACGGGAGGAGGGccgggaggagaggaaggaggaggacagacaaaagacaaaccGAAAGCCGAGGAGGCCAGCGACGAAAATAAGCagagcaaagacaaacacaacaagctggagaaggagatcGGCGAGAAGCAGCCCGGCAGGGGGGCCAGGAAGGCGAAGCGTGGCTGTCGCTGGAGGAGCGGTTGGGCTGTGGCCGAACGCCTCGCCATCAACGTGTCAGGGATGCGCTACGAAACGCAGCTGAGGACCCTCGGCCAGTTCCCGGACTCCCTGCTGGGCGACCCCCGGCGGCGCCTTCGCTACTTCGACCCTTTGAGGAACGAGCTCTTCCTGGACCGGAGCCGGGTCTGCTTCGATGCCATCCTGTACTTCTACCAGTCGGGCGGGCGGCTGCGGAGGCCCGCCAACGTCCCCCTGGACATGTTCCTGGAGGAGCTGCGCTTCTACGAGCTCGGGGACGAGGTCATCGACCGCTACAAGGCGGACGAAGGCTTCGccaaggaagaggagagaccGTTGCCCACCAACGACTTGCAGCGCCGCCTCTGGATGCTGTTCGAGTACCCCGAGTCCTCCAGCGGGGCGCGGATCATCGCCATCATCAGCGTCCTGGTCATCGTCATCTCCATCCTCATCTTCTGCCTGGAGACGCTGCCCGAGTTCAGaaatgagaaggaaaagaggGAGGTGAGGACGGGTTGCACGGTCCTTTGATGAGTGACAGGAAGGAAGTGGCCGGAAGGGAGACGATGGAGGGGACAATCCGTCCCCCAAAAAACACCTGGAAAggaggggaagggaggaggacGTGTGGAGGGGGAGGAATGAAGCGGGGCCGTTAAACCGCTGGTCGGCTGGAGGTTTACGCTCAGATAGGCTTTGTTGGCCACTTAGAGACGAGCGGCTGAGCCAACAAGTGCATTAAGATGGACCGGTTAGTCCAAAAGTACTGAGAAAAGAGGGggggacagagagggagggaggacggagTCGGAGGTGAAGAGtccagggaggagggaagggaaggagacGAGCCCGTCTCACGTTACTCCCTGCAGACTGGACGGGTTATATATAGAGGACGGACGAACCGAAGAGCACATCAACCtataaacaaatgtttgcacCAATAAACACCACGAGTCACCGGCGGGACGCCGAAAACAGGACGGAAGCGAGACGCGGATCAGATCGACCTTTCTGATGACACCCGGGGAAAATGAATTTAGCCTGGCGTCGGCTCGGGTGGAGGCCGGCCTCGGATGGATAGGATTCAATGTTTGTGGTTAATGTCTTGAAAAATTGGATTAGctattaccaaaaaaaaaacattgatgtcATTCAGATGAAagacacagcaggaaggtcgcCAGAGGGCGGTCTCGCGGGAAAGCGCGGCTAAAGCGCGGCTAAAGGCTAAGAATAAATCTTCAGGTTAAACCCGTTGACGCATATTATTAGAAGGATGTCTTTTTTAAAACTTCCGTTGTTTGGGAAAACTAAAATGCGAGCAGTTAAGGAGCTGCTGCTAAAAATAGACTCAAACATAGAAGACACGCGGGGCGTCGGGGACAACGTGTGCCGGACGCCATCAGAGGCTCCGGAGATAACAGACGCTGATGCCAAGTCAGTTCAGACATTCACCCCCTACCTGGGAGGGAAAGCAACCGGGTCGGATGATGTGTCAAATAGCGCGGCCGTGCCGCGGTAACGGAACCCAGCGTCACCGGAACGGTGTGATTTTGTTAAATATAGAACAACGAATTCATTCACTGAGTGAAAATGGAGACGGGCGTGAAGCTAGCGGGGTATCACCGGTCCACGGAGCGGGGCGTGAAGCTAGCGGGGTATCACCGGTCCACGGAGCGGGGCGTGTAGCTAGCGGGGTATCACCGGTCCACGGAGCGGGGCGTGAAGCTAGCGGGGTATCACCGGTCCACGGAGCGGGGCGTGAAGCTAGCGGGGTATCACCGGTCCACGGAGCGGGGCGTGAAGCTAGCGGGGTATCACCGGTCCACGGAGCGGGGCAGAAGCTAGCGGGGTATCACCGGTCCACGGAGCGGGGCGTGAAGCTAGCGGGGTATCACCGGTCCACGGAGCGGGGCGTGAAGCTAGCGGGGTATCACCGGTCCACGGAGCGGGGCAGAAGCTAGCGGGGTATCACCGGTCCACGGAGCGGGGCGTGAAGCTAGCGGGGTATCACCGGTCCACGGAGCGGGGCGTGAAGCTAGCGGGGTATCACCGGTCCACGGAGCGGGGCGTGAAGCTAGCGGGGTATCACCGGtccatgacctctgaccttttgtTCTTCTCCCCTTGCAGCAATCCACCGTCGTGCCCCACCCCACCAACCCCAATGAAAACGTCACCATCCCGTCCGGCTTCACCCCCTTCCAGGACCCCTTCTTCATCGTGGAGACGATCTGCATCTGCTGGTTCTCCTTCGAACTCATCGTGCGCTTCACCTGCGCGCCGAGCAAGGTGCACTTCTTCAAAGACGTGATGAACACCATCGACTTCTTCGCCATCATTCCTTACTTCGTCACCCTTGGCACGGAGCTGGCGAAGGACAAGGGCTCCCAGCCGTCCGTGTCCCTGGCCCTGATCCGGGTCATCAGGCTGGTGAGGGTCTTTCGGATCTTCAAGCTTTCTCGCCACTCCAAGGGGCTCCAGATCCTGGGCCAGACTCTGAAGGCCAGCCTCAGAGAGCTGGCCCTGCtgatcttcttcctcttcattggAGTCATTCTCTTCTCCAGTGCTGCCTATTTTGCTGAGGTGGACAGTCCCGACACGGCATTCACCAGCATCCCCGAGGCGTTCTGGTGGGCCGTGGTGTCCATGACGACCGTCGGATACGGGGACATGTACCCGGAGACGGTGGGGGGGAAGTTGGTGGGCTCTATGTGCGCCATTGCCGGCGTCCTCACCATCTCTTTGCCAGTTCCCGTCATCGTGTCCAATTTCAGCTACTTTTACCACCGCGAGATGGAGTGCGAGGACACGACCCAGTACAGCCACGTCGCCACGTCGGTCTGGGAGAAGGACGGAGAGGACGACACCGATGAGGAGGACGAAGAAGGAGGGGAAGGCGGGCCTGACTTCGGGGGAGATCACGCTCCCTTGTACGGGCAGAACACCGGGAGCATCTGCCCCCCGCTCAACGGGACTCTCCTGGCCGGTTTGTGTGCCGGACAGGAAGTCGGTGGTCAGAGAGGGATGAACTTCTACCTCAGAGAACCTCTGGTCACCCAGGTGTGAGGACAGGCGCGGCTTTAAGAGTTCCAGATGGACAGATTGAACATACGGAATGATGAAGGGGACATATTTGTACAATTATCTGTGCCTCTTTACGCTTTTTACATTTGAGTTTTATATGTATAAAAACCCACATCATAAAGTAATGcagtacagtagcatgtatcagtAGTTTCAGATAAAACTTAGTTTTATGGGTACAAAATATCTTAGTCTTCTATTTGTTGGTTAACTGGTTCCAAAGATAAGGAATGTCAATCAATCACAGAAGTTTTAATTCGGGTCAtacgtgtaaaaaaaacacacaaaaaactcaAATAGAAGATTAGAGGCTCAGATTGGCACCAAAGGCGGGGCGTGAGGATGATGTCATACCGGTGGCATCTGCTGATTACATGGCTCCGCAGTGTCACTGGAGATGTGCTGAGGAAGCTATGTCAGGAACAGCTGGCATTTCTGTGACGTCACCAGTATAGCAAATAAAAATCCGGACTGTGGCGTTCATCCTAAGGCGAGAAAATCTACACTTCCTGTTTTAGGCCTTCATAAAAAGGAATTATGAAGCACTCACATCCGGTTTATGACGAGTCTTCGGTTGCCGCGGTCATTCATTGGCTGCCTGGTCGCCAAAAACAAACCCCGGAAGCTTCTTTTTGACTGTTTGGTTGATTATTTGCTGTAAATGTTTCAGTTCCCAGAACCTTTTAGGAAACTGTTTGAAGTTTGGTGACGCAGTTTAAACGTTGCGATCAGCTGTTTTTACGactcatttgtatttttggcTTGTTAGAAATGTGTTAAACGTTGTAAAAACATCATTTCCTTCCCAGAGTGACATTGTTGTCCATTTGTTCCAGTTATTGTGAAGCGACTCAGATTTGTCTTATACTTATACTTAAATACTTGGAAGCAATaataattgatttttttaaaagcagcagTTAAATGTTATTCTCATTCTCGTACATGAGAACAGGTTCAGACCCACCCCGGACCtcgttgtgatgtcacatccGGCCTCTAGATGTCGCTGCAGGCAGGACATCCGCCTCCTCCCTGTCGAGGCTTGATttacagcaacacaaaaaaaacaacttcactGTAAACAAAGGCAACATTTTCGCTCTCATTCATTCGTGTGGTTCGATCCAGCGGATTTATGtcgttttaattcctctctTCCGAACAAAGACGTCCCTGTTTCTCTCTCGAGTCGGGAAAGAACTACGCCGAGTCATTTATTTCAGCGCGTCGCCACAACAATGAGCCGAGTGATGGTTAAACCAAGCTGTCAGACTGCTGCATCAATACCACGTATTCTAGAACACAAGtcatttagattttcttttttttattacatgtaGACTTTACGTGATCAATCGTTTAATCGTTTTCATACTCAGAAATGCTTTAATCACAACAAGGGAGAGGAAATAATGACAGCGTTTGCATTTTTTGgggtgaactgctcctttaCGATGCATCTCACGCCTGTGCCGTTCAGAGACTTTCACTTTGAAAGTCACTAccttaccttttttttttttatcctgacaTATGCATTAAAAACTTGAATGAATTAAAGTTCTATTTCAGATTGGGAGCAGATGatgcctcgtcttcatcctcggACCCTCGCCCTTCTGACGTCTTTGTGGCCAtctgccgacccccccccccccatcccccgtCCCTGACTCCTCTTTGAGAGGATTAACTATCGACAGACGCAAACGTTTCCATCGAGTAATATCTTCCTTCGTCTTTCGTCACCGAACGCTGACGCGTGTCCCGCTTCGGCGGCAAATCCCTCGCACGggagacacaaaataaaatccagttattttaaataaatctctGGGAGTTTATTACAATATCCACTCGAGCCTGGTGAGCGGAggcggcgatgacatcacatttaACTCTccgagtgccattgacgtccaaagacgtttttttctaacccaaacataGATTCGACTAATATTTAAACagacaacaaaatgaaaacggCGTCTTGCCTACAGCTCATCGGCTCAGACGCCAGACCACGACGAGGAAACGCGAACCATCGATGGGACAGACAAcatcagcggggggggggggggggggggggggcgccccgACAGGAACGCCGGACACGCTGGGAAAAGCTGCTCATCAATGGGAAACCGGTtaatttagcttagcataaaggctaAGTCTGTAAAATCTCACTCAAAGTAAACGTATTGATCACTTATTGAACAGTTCTGCTGGAGCCCTGGAACATGAATCTGCATTTAAATCCGCTGTGGCGGGAAAACCGAAGGAGAAGCCAGTCAGGGCAGGTCGGACGGGGGGATGGCGTGCCTGCGATCGTAAGCGGTGTCGTCGCTCTCCTCGCCATCGCTCACTTCCCCCAGAACcctctcctcgtcctcctccgtgTCGCTCCCTCGCCTCAGCCTCTCCCGCTCccggtctctctctctgtgggggCGAGGCAGCGTGggaatctggggggggggcagagaaacgACGAGAAAGTggagaggatggatgatgggatGCTAAATGTTGGGGGAAAACGCCGCGGCGTGGAGACACCAGAGGTGTGACCAGAGGGAGTCTGGAGCAGCGCTCCCAACGTCGGAATCCTGAATACCTGGTTCTCGTGGCCGGGCAGGGCGCAGTAGCCCGGCTCCGTCctgcggaggaggcggggcgaATGAGAGCGGAAGGGCCGGGGGGAATGGGAGCAGACGGAGCGCGGAGAGGGAGAACGGATGGAGTGTGGCGATGGAGAGCGGGCAGAACGGGACGGCGAGTAGGTGACGGAGTGGGActgggagggggcgtggccgtGGTGGTTTTGTTTGGGCGGGCGAGGGGAGCGAGGCGGGAGCTCGGGCGGTTTGAAAGGGTCGATCAGGTCAGCGAGGACAGGAGGGGGAGGGATGAAAtggagccccgcctccagcgGGAGCATTTGCGTTTCAGCCGCGTCGAGTTCGGCGAGTTCCGTCCTCGACAAGTGGTCCACGATGCCGGCGCCGAACGAGTCCCCCACCACGTTAATGGAGGTACGCATTCTGTCACTGGGGAGGGACAAACAGCGCCAGTGAGTGAAAGCAAGCCCCGCCCTCAAAGGCGAGcccaacagccccccccacagacTCACAGCAGCCAGTCGACGGCGATCAGCAGGCTGATGTCCTGCGTCGGGAGCCCCACGGCGGTCAGGATCAGCAGCATGGTGACCAGTCCGGCACTGGGAATGCTGGCCGCGCCCACGCTGGCCAGCGTGGCCGTCATGCTGGGGAGGGAGAGACGGCAGCACGGACCTGAGTTTCACCCCGCCTCACAACTCGGTTTCACACGTTGTACTTGAACACAACACGCAAAGCATTCCGGTTAGCCCTTCAAAGGCTAATTAGGCTAACGATTTGTGAGTCGCTGGTTTCTGTCAATCCGATAAAGGAACCagtaaatattgtttcattATAAAGACCGGAGGCCTCAGATCCCCCCCGGGGGGGGTCCCGACTCTGGGTGGGATTTGACTTTGCTTTGAAGCAGCCATTTCCGTGACCGGCCTTCATGTGGCTGTTTGTCTGCAAATCATGTTTGGTGCTGCAAGTTTAAAAACACACTCAGCAGAGGTTACGAAGTACAAAACATTTGGATCCTATAATGAGCAAAAGTAAATATCATGATTTTAATAAAGGCGGTTTGAGAGATACTCCGCCACGTCATCAACGCCTCCGTTCAGGATGGCGCGCCATTCCCACGTGTTGCTACCAACACGCCGCTCTCCACACGGGTCGGGTCGAACGCGCTTCTGAACGGGCGGATCGTTACCGAATCACGCCGTTCTCCGGATCGCTCCGTGACATCTTAATGGTCTTCAGCAAAACACGGCGGCAATTAAAGCCCCGGCCGGAGATCAAACGGAGCGCCGGGCAGATTTAAGCTCCTCATATGGATCTCATTTCAGGACGAACGGCACGCAGACGTTTCTGAAGATTACATTCAGGGAACGCAGCTGCTAACGAAAGACACGTAACCGGCGGCAACAACAAGCGGCATCGGATCCTGTTTCCAATTAGACATAAAGGTTTTAGCTGGAACCCCCAGAAAGAAGGAGAAATTAAAACCTATTTAATTATCGGTAGATTTCTAAGTCATTCCAGGCACCGCCCCCTGAAGGTACCAAGCAGGAAGCTACGGCCGAGACGCTTCCTGTGTGGGTTTCCCTCGTGGACGAATAGTTGCTGGAACCCGCCTCCGCCGCCGTGGGGACGAGCGTGGAGGCCTCCAGCCTTACCTGACGGTAACGATCTGCCCGCCGTCGAGCGTGATGTCGTTCATCTGGGCGATAAAGATGGCCGCCACCGCCTCGTACAGCGCCGTGCCGTCCATATTGATGGTGGCGCCGATGGGCAGCACGAAGCGAGTCACGCGCTTGTCGATCTTCAGGTTTTCCTCCAGGCAGCGGAAGGTGACGGGCAGCGTCCCGGCGCTgaggggagaggagaagaaacgaGGAGacgcaggacaggaagtgggcgGACAGGTGGCGGGAGAGGTGAGCAGGGAGCCGGCCGACAGCCTGCTCCCGCCTCCCTGCTCCCGCCTCCTGCTCCCGCCTCCCTGCTCCCGCCTCCCTGCTCCCGCCTCCCACcggacagctgctgcagggctgcaATCCTGCATGTGAATTAAAGGAATTTGATTCCGGGCCCTGCTAAGCTGGGTCGCTAATATAATTAGAGAACCGCTGATGGGATTAGCCAGattccctccagcagcagcacagactg from Brachionichthys hirsutus isolate HB-005 chromosome 16, CSIRO-AGI_Bhir_v1, whole genome shotgun sequence includes these protein-coding regions:
- the LOC137905880 gene encoding potassium voltage-gated channel subfamily A member 7-like translates to MPDHDTGGGPGGEEGGGQTKDKPKAEEASDENKQSKDKHNKLEKEIGEKQPGRGARKAKRGCRWRSGWAVAERLAINVSGMRYETQLRTLGQFPDSLLGDPRRRLRYFDPLRNELFLDRSRVCFDAILYFYQSGGRLRRPANVPLDMFLEELRFYELGDEVIDRYKADEGFAKEEERPLPTNDLQRRLWMLFEYPESSSGARIIAIISVLVIVISILIFCLETLPEFRNEKEKREQSTVVPHPTNPNENVTIPSGFTPFQDPFFIVETICICWFSFELIVRFTCAPSKVHFFKDVMNTIDFFAIIPYFVTLGTELAKDKGSQPSVSLALIRVIRLVRVFRIFKLSRHSKGLQILGQTLKASLRELALLIFFLFIGVILFSSAAYFAEVDSPDTAFTSIPEAFWWAVVSMTTVGYGDMYPETVGGKLVGSMCAIAGVLTISLPVPVIVSNFSYFYHREMECEDTTQYSHVATSVWEKDGEDDTDEEDEEGGEGGPDFGGDHAPLYGQNTGSICPPLNGTLLAGLCAGQEVGGQRGMNFYLREPLVTQV